The Halobacillus ihumii genomic sequence AAGTTAGCATTAGTAAGTTGCACTAAGCTAAAGGCTATATATCCATGCAGTGCTAGAGAGATGTACCATCCGTCAGCTCTGTTCAGGAAAGCTGTTAAGTTTATTGAGCAGAAGGATTATGATGAGTGTCTTGTATTATCAGCAAAATACGGATTATTAAGGCAAAAAGATGTAATTGAGCCATATGACATTACATTAAATAATATGAACGCATCAGAACGGAAAAGCTGGTCAAATTCAGTTATTAAACAGGTAGAAAGTTTACAATTTGATATAACTCAAATTGATTTTTATGCAGGAGGTAAGTATAGAGAGTATCTAATTCCCGCTCTAGAACAAAAAGGTATAAATTGTAATATACCGCTTCGAGGAAAAGGGATAGGTGAACAATTACAGTTTTATACAATAAATATAAAGCATTAGTAGTAAGTTTTCTAAACATAGAGGTGCTAATTTATGACAATACCGAAAAATATTAATAAGGAACATATCGTAAAAGCTATTCAAAAGATTGATAGAGATGGTGTTCCAGAAAGAAGAGAATCGACTAGGTTTACTCTTTATTATGGTAAAAGTTACCCACCTAAATATGTAATATCTA encodes the following:
- a CDS encoding DUF6884 domain-containing protein; the encoded protein is MKLALVSCTKLKAIYPCSAREMYHPSALFRKAVKFIEQKDYDECLVLSAKYGLLRQKDVIEPYDITLNNMNASERKSWSNSVIKQVESLQFDITQIDFYAGGKYREYLIPALEQKGINCNIPLRGKGIGEQLQFYTINIKH